The segment ACTGAATCAACTTAAATCGGGACGACGACCGAATCTCAGTCCCGTTTCAGGCTCCAACTGGCCCCATCGGCGCCATCCTCGACGGCGATGCCGGCTGCCGCGAGAGTGTCGCGGATCGCGTCGGAAGCCGCCCAATCCTTGTTGGCCCGCGCCTCGGCGCGCGCCTGCAGCTGGGCTTCCACGAGGACCTCAAGGGCCTGGGCCGTCTCGGAGTTCTCCTGGACTTCGCCGCGGACGTCGTTCAGCCCAAGCACGGTGGTCATCGCCATCACGGCCTGGAGCGCCTGCTCGGCCCGGGCGTCGTCCCCGGACGCCAGAGCGGTGTTCCCGGCCCGGACAGTCTCGTGCAGGGCGCCGAGGGCCTGCGGGACGTTGAGATCGTCATCCATGGCAGCAGCAAAGGCATCGGGCACGAGGCTGGACTCAGGGTGCGCGGCGAAGTCGCCGCCGAACTTCTTGGAAGCCTTCGCGACAAAACCATAGATGCGCTCCACGGCAGCCGCGGCCTCCTGAAGCGAGGTTGGCCGGTAGTCCAGGATGGAGCGGTACTGCGCCTGGCCAAGGTAGTACCGGACAACGCGCGGACTTGCGAGCTCGAGCATTTCTTCGGGGCTCACCGTGTTGCCCACCGACTTGGACATCTTTTCGCCCTCATAGGTGACCATGCCGTTGTGCAGCCAGAAGTTGGCGAATCCGTCACCCGCAGCCTGCGATTGTGCCATCTCGTTCTCGTGGTGCGGGAAGCGGAGGTCCAATCCGCCGCCGTGGATGTCGAACTGCTGGCCCAAGTACTTCGTGGCCATGGCGGAGCATTCAAGATGCCAACCCGGCCGGCCGGTTCCCCACGGTGAAACCCAGCTCGCCGTCGTCGGCTCCCCGTCTTTGTAGCCCTTCCACAGGGCAAAGTCGCGCGGGTCGCGCTTCCTGTTGCTGAATTGAGGCTCGACGTCGGCGGCCCCCTGCATATCGTCGATGTTCTGGCGGGTCAGCGAGCCGTACTTGCTCCAGGAGCGGACGTCGAAGTAGACGTCTCCGGAGTCGTCCAGCGCAGGGTAGGCGTGGCCTCGGTCGATGAGCCTTTGAATGAGGGCGTGCATCTCCGGGATGTGGCCGGTGGCACGAGGTTCGTAGGTGGGGCGGGAAACTCCGAGGACGTCGTAGGCCTGCTCGAATTCCTGTTCGTAGCGGTAGGCCAGGGC is part of the Arthrobacter ramosus genome and harbors:
- the cysS gene encoding cysteine--tRNA ligase → MTLRFYDTASAEVRDFVPLEAGKASVYYCGATVQGMPHVGHVRSAIAFDQLTRWLEYRGLRVTVVRNVTDIDDKILAKSAQSFGPDWAEEPTAKAEEEWWALAYRYEQEFEQAYDVLGVSRPTYEPRATGHIPEMHALIQRLIDRGHAYPALDDSGDVYFDVRSWSKYGSLTRQNIDDMQGAADVEPQFSNRKRDPRDFALWKGYKDGEPTTASWVSPWGTGRPGWHLECSAMATKYLGQQFDIHGGGLDLRFPHHENEMAQSQAAGDGFANFWLHNGMVTYEGEKMSKSVGNTVSPEEMLELASPRVVRYYLGQAQYRSILDYRPTSLQEAAAAVERIYGFVAKASKKFGGDFAAHPESSLVPDAFAAAMDDDLNVPQALGALHETVRAGNTALASGDDARAEQALQAVMAMTTVLGLNDVRGEVQENSETAQALEVLVEAQLQARAEARANKDWAASDAIRDTLAAAGIAVEDGADGASWSLKRD